Proteins encoded together in one Campylobacter concisus window:
- a CDS encoding ATP-binding protein, whose product MLDQLFLKSNDLIRLNNHKFKRYFIDSKDLSHRLIVILGQRGIGKTTTLAQLASKNKNSLYLSLDDIEISNDITSIIREFVLNGGKHLYLDEIHKSKDISAVLKFAYDNFKELNIVATGSSALEVLRSSHDLSRRAIVYKMSGMSFREYLGLRYDINLEVIELENLLESHQEMAVDIINALKQKDLAVIKLCREYLKAGYYPYYNDMPNDTAFYQTLRQSIEATIDSDLLSIYPNLNGNTARKLKILTHAISTNVPYQPNYSSLKSLVDIKDDRTLKEYLAMLDSAGLIRLLMKNELAIKNMDKADKIYLENTNLMYINSPDIGNVRETFFANQLGNITEIYSGKAGDFIVGEFVFEIGGAKKSFEQIKDMPNSFIAADDIEVGVGNKIPLWLFGFLY is encoded by the coding sequence ATGTTAGATCAACTTTTTTTAAAAAGCAATGACCTTATAAGGTTAAACAATCATAAATTTAAAAGATATTTTATAGACTCCAAGGACTTATCTCATAGACTTATTGTTATCCTTGGGCAAAGAGGGATAGGCAAAACAACTACATTGGCTCAGCTAGCTAGTAAAAACAAAAATAGTCTTTACCTAAGCCTAGATGATATAGAGATATCAAATGATATAACCTCGATCATAAGAGAGTTTGTATTAAATGGCGGAAAACATCTATATCTGGATGAAATTCATAAAAGCAAAGATATATCGGCCGTATTAAAATTTGCCTATGATAACTTTAAAGAGTTAAACATAGTAGCTACTGGCTCATCTGCTCTTGAAGTGCTAAGAAGCTCTCATGATCTAAGCAGAAGAGCTATCGTATATAAGATGAGTGGAATGAGTTTTAGGGAGTATCTAGGGCTAAGATACGACATAAATTTAGAAGTTATTGAGCTTGAAAATTTACTTGAAAGTCATCAGGAGATGGCTGTTGATATAATTAATGCGTTGAAGCAAAAAGATCTAGCAGTTATTAAACTTTGTAGAGAGTATCTAAAGGCGGGTTACTACCCATACTATAATGATATGCCAAATGATACTGCCTTTTATCAGACCCTAAGGCAAAGCATAGAAGCTACGATAGATAGCGATCTTTTAAGTATATATCCAAATTTAAACGGCAACACAGCAAGAAAGCTAAAGATCTTAACTCATGCTATAAGCACAAACGTCCCATATCAGCCAAACTACTCAAGCCTAAAATCGCTTGTTGATATAAAGGATGATAGGACACTAAAAGAGTATCTTGCTATGCTTGATAGTGCCGGGCTTATAAGGCTTTTAATGAAAAACGAGCTTGCTATAAAAAATATGGATAAGGCAGACAAAATTTACCTTGAAAATACAAATTTAATGTATATAAACAGCCCTGATATAGGAAATGTGAGAGAGACGTTTTTTGCCAATCAGCTTGGAAATATCACTGAAATTTACTCGGGCAAAGCCGGAGATTTTATAGTAGGCGAATTTGTCTTTGAAATAGGCGGAGCAAAAAAGAGCTTTGAGCAGATTAAGGATATGCCAAATTCATTTATAGCAGCAGATGATATTGAAGTAGGAGTTGGAAATAAAATTCCACTTTGGCTGTTTGGGTTTTTGTATTAG